Proteins encoded in a region of the Streptomyces akebiae genome:
- a CDS encoding bifunctional 3,4-dihydroxy-2-butanone-4-phosphate synthase/GTP cyclohydrolase II, which produces MSTAPILYSTDGIEDFGLDPIEQAIADIAAGRPVVVVDDENRENEGDLVIAAEKATPEIIAFMMSECRGMICAPMEGDELDRLELPQMVQQNTESMRTAFTVTVDAGPQHGVTTGISASDRATTLQLLASGTAEPGDFVRPGHIFPLRARTGGVLVRDGHTEAAVDLARLAGLRPAGAIVEIAGEDGRMLRLPELIPFARKHGLTIISIEDLIAYRRDSEPTVRREAKTQLPTAFGDFTAYGYRSTVDGVEHVALVHGEIGDGEDVLVRVHSECLTGDIFHSLRCDCGPQLQTSLQRIATEGRGVVVYLRGHEGRGIGLLSKLRAYELQELGRDTLDANLELGLPADARDYGAGAQILRDLGVRSLRLMTNNPEKTDALVRHGLDVTDREPMPVRAGEHNLRYLRTKRDRMGHDLPWLDTTTASTCGNQ; this is translated from the coding sequence ATGAGCACGGCGCCGATCCTGTACAGCACCGACGGCATCGAGGACTTCGGGCTCGACCCGATCGAGCAGGCCATCGCCGACATCGCGGCGGGCCGGCCCGTCGTGGTCGTGGACGACGAGAACCGCGAGAACGAGGGTGACCTCGTCATCGCCGCCGAGAAGGCCACCCCCGAGATCATCGCCTTCATGATGAGCGAGTGCCGGGGCATGATCTGCGCCCCCATGGAGGGCGACGAGCTGGACCGGCTCGAACTGCCGCAGATGGTGCAGCAGAACACCGAGTCCATGCGCACCGCCTTCACCGTCACCGTCGACGCGGGCCCCCAGCACGGCGTCACCACCGGCATCTCCGCCTCCGACCGCGCCACCACCCTGCAACTCCTGGCGAGCGGCACCGCCGAGCCCGGCGACTTCGTCCGCCCCGGCCACATCTTCCCGCTGCGCGCCCGCACCGGCGGGGTGCTCGTGCGTGACGGCCACACCGAGGCCGCCGTCGACCTCGCCCGCCTCGCGGGCCTGCGCCCGGCCGGCGCGATCGTCGAGATCGCCGGCGAGGACGGCCGCATGCTGCGCCTGCCCGAACTGATCCCGTTCGCCCGCAAGCACGGCCTGACGATCATCTCCATCGAGGACCTGATCGCCTACCGCCGTGACTCCGAGCCCACCGTCAGGCGCGAGGCGAAGACCCAACTCCCCACCGCCTTCGGTGACTTCACGGCCTACGGCTACCGCTCCACCGTCGACGGCGTCGAACACGTCGCCCTCGTCCACGGCGAGATCGGCGACGGCGAGGACGTCCTCGTCCGTGTCCACTCCGAATGCCTCACCGGCGACATCTTCCACTCGCTGCGCTGCGACTGCGGCCCCCAGCTGCAGACCTCCCTCCAGCGCATCGCCACCGAGGGCCGCGGCGTCGTCGTCTACCTGCGCGGCCACGAGGGACGCGGCATCGGACTGCTGTCCAAGCTGCGCGCGTACGAACTCCAGGAACTCGGCCGTGACACCCTCGACGCCAACCTGGAACTGGGCCTGCCCGCCGACGCCCGCGACTACGGCGCCGGGGCGCAGATCCTGCGGGACCTGGGTGTGCGCAGTCTGCGCCTGATGACCAACAACCCCGAGAAGACCGACGCCCTCGTCCGGCACGGCCTCGACGTCACCGACCGCGAGCCGATGCCCGTCCGCGCGGGCGAGCACAACCTCCGCTACCTGCGCACCAAGCGGGACCGGATGGGCCACGACCTGCCCTGGCTGGACACGACCACCGCGTCCACCTGCGGCAACCAGTAG
- a CDS encoding phosphoribosyl-ATP diphosphatase, producing the protein MSKKTFEELFAELQHKAATGDPATSRTAELVEKGVHTIGKKVVEEAAEVWMAAEYEGKEAAAEEISQLLYHVQVMMVARGISLDDVYAHL; encoded by the coding sequence ATGTCCAAGAAGACGTTCGAGGAGCTGTTCGCCGAGCTCCAGCACAAGGCCGCCACCGGCGACCCCGCCACTTCCCGCACCGCTGAGCTGGTCGAGAAGGGCGTCCATACCATCGGCAAGAAGGTCGTCGAAGAGGCCGCCGAGGTCTGGATGGCCGCCGAGTACGAGGGCAAGGAAGCAGCCGCCGAGGAGATCTCGCAGCTGCTCTACCACGTCCAGGTGATGATGGTCGCCCGCGGCATCTCCCTGGACGACGTGTACGCCCACCTCTGA
- the ribH gene encoding 6,7-dimethyl-8-ribityllumazine synthase, whose protein sequence is MSGKGAPELSVRNCGDLRVAVIAAQWHEKVMDGLVEGALRALRDLGIDEPTLLRVPGSWELPVVAKVLAGRGYDAIVALGVVIRGGTPHFEYVCQGVTQGLTQVSVDTGVPVGFGVLTCDTEEQALDRAGIEGSNEDKGHEAVTAAVATAATLRSVSEPWR, encoded by the coding sequence GTGAGCGGCAAGGGCGCACCCGAACTGTCCGTACGCAACTGCGGCGACCTGCGCGTCGCGGTCATCGCGGCCCAGTGGCACGAGAAGGTGATGGACGGCCTCGTCGAGGGCGCCCTGCGTGCCCTGCGCGACCTGGGCATCGACGAGCCGACCCTCCTGCGGGTCCCCGGCAGCTGGGAACTCCCCGTCGTCGCCAAGGTCCTGGCCGGACGCGGCTACGACGCGATCGTCGCCCTCGGTGTCGTCATCCGCGGCGGCACCCCCCACTTCGAGTACGTGTGCCAGGGCGTCACCCAGGGCCTCACCCAGGTCTCCGTCGACACCGGAGTCCCCGTCGGCTTCGGCGTACTGACCTGCGACACGGAGGAGCAGGCCCTGGACCGCGCGGGCATCGAGGGCTCGAACGAGGACAAGGGCCACGAGGCGGTGACGGCGGCGGTGGCGACCGCGGCCACCCTCCGCTCAGTATCTGAACCCTGGCGCTGA
- the hisG gene encoding ATP phosphoribosyltransferase encodes MLRIAVPNKGSLSGPAGEMLHEAGYQQRRESKELRIVDPANEVEFFYLRPRDIAIYVSSGRLDIGITGRDLLIDSGANAEEILPLGFARSTFRFASKPGTANGVADLKGKTVATSYEGIVAGHLADNGIDASVVHLDGAVETAIELGVAEVIADVVETGTSLRNAGLEVFGEPIMKSEAVVIRRVDADTSSENEPKVQQFLRRLQGVLVARTYVMMDYDCRVEQLEKAVALTPGLESPTVSPLHNEGWVAVRAMVPAKEAQRIMDDLYDIGARAILTTAIHACRL; translated from the coding sequence ATGCTGCGCATCGCCGTCCCCAACAAGGGTTCCCTGTCCGGACCTGCGGGGGAGATGCTGCATGAGGCCGGCTACCAGCAGCGCCGGGAGTCCAAGGAGCTGCGGATCGTCGACCCGGCCAACGAGGTGGAGTTCTTCTACCTCCGCCCCCGCGACATCGCGATCTACGTCTCCTCCGGCCGCCTCGACATCGGCATCACCGGCCGGGACCTGCTCATCGACTCCGGCGCCAACGCCGAGGAGATCCTCCCGCTCGGCTTCGCCCGCTCCACCTTCCGCTTCGCCTCCAAGCCGGGAACGGCGAACGGCGTCGCCGACCTCAAGGGCAAGACGGTCGCCACGTCCTACGAGGGCATCGTCGCCGGACACCTCGCGGACAACGGCATCGACGCCTCGGTGGTCCACCTCGACGGAGCCGTCGAGACCGCCATCGAACTGGGCGTCGCCGAGGTCATCGCCGACGTCGTCGAGACCGGCACCTCCCTGCGGAACGCCGGTCTGGAGGTCTTCGGCGAGCCGATCATGAAGTCCGAGGCCGTCGTCATCCGTCGCGTCGACGCCGACACGTCCTCGGAGAACGAGCCCAAGGTGCAGCAGTTCCTGCGTCGCCTCCAGGGCGTCCTCGTGGCCCGGACCTACGTGATGATGGACTACGACTGCCGCGTCGAGCAGTTGGAGAAGGCCGTCGCGCTCACGCCGGGCCTGGAGTCCCCGACCGTCTCGCCGTTGCACAACGAGGGCTGGGTCGCCGTCCGGGCGATGGTCCCGGCCAAGGAGGCCCAGCGGATCATGGACGACCTCTACGACATCGGCGCCCGGGCCATCCTGACCACCGCCATCCACGCCTGCCGCCTCTGA
- a CDS encoding SCO1431 family membrane protein, whose translation MTATSATATRVRTRTGGPEDDGPKIVEHVMGWTLVVVVAMLVAQLGLL comes from the coding sequence ATGACCGCGACCTCCGCCACCGCCACCCGCGTCCGGACCCGCACGGGCGGGCCCGAGGACGACGGCCCGAAGATCGTCGAGCATGTGATGGGCTGGACCCTGGTCGTGGTCGTCGCGATGCTGGTGGCCCAGCTGGGTCTGCTGTGA
- a CDS encoding PH domain-containing protein, protein MPDQSPLPALPVTFRPGRTRAVLLTAAGAIFVVITVVALLLPTLGPGERLSFVFTAAMLAGVLCMLSRPKVVADESGVTVVNITARRRLGWAEIVQVNLRVGDPWVFLDLTDGTSLPALGIQPGIAKQRAIEDARTLRALVEDRSVAEPEPRQG, encoded by the coding sequence ATGCCGGACCAGTCCCCCCTGCCCGCCCTGCCCGTCACTTTTCGGCCGGGCCGTACCCGGGCCGTGCTGCTGACCGCCGCGGGCGCGATCTTCGTGGTCATCACGGTCGTCGCGCTGCTGCTGCCCACGCTCGGCCCGGGGGAGCGGCTCAGCTTCGTCTTCACGGCGGCCATGCTCGCCGGGGTGCTGTGCATGCTCTCCCGGCCCAAGGTGGTCGCCGACGAGTCCGGGGTGACCGTCGTCAACATCACCGCCAGGCGCCGCTTGGGCTGGGCGGAGATCGTGCAGGTGAACCTGCGGGTCGGCGACCCCTGGGTCTTCCTCGACCTCACCGACGGCACCAGCCTGCCCGCACTCGGCATCCAGCCGGGCATCGCCAAGCAGCGTGCCATCGAGGACGCCCGGACGCTTCGGGCGCTGGTGGAGGACCGCTCGGTCGCCGAGCCCGAGCCGCGCCAGGGCTGA
- a CDS encoding uridine kinase family protein, whose protein sequence is MHASPAPVDPAVDELAARLRRLPPSCGPVRLVGVDGHAGSGKSTFAGRLADALGGAPVLHLDDIATHEELFAWTDRLLDQVIEPLRHGRSARYAPYDWRERRFGPARMLPSAPVVVVEGVGAGRRVLRPFLAWLAWMEVAEGEAWARGQERDGAEQGDFWAGWVRAERRHFAEDPSRPFADLLIRPGNKGYEVLTGPATTPGSAPHLTQGDGPSAMC, encoded by the coding sequence ATGCACGCCTCCCCCGCTCCCGTGGACCCCGCCGTCGACGAGCTCGCCGCCCGGCTGCGGCGGCTGCCGCCCTCCTGCGGGCCGGTCCGGCTGGTGGGCGTCGACGGGCACGCCGGGTCCGGGAAGAGCACCTTCGCCGGGCGGCTGGCCGACGCGCTCGGCGGCGCCCCCGTGCTGCACCTCGACGACATCGCCACGCACGAGGAACTGTTCGCCTGGACGGACCGCCTGCTGGACCAGGTGATCGAGCCGCTGCGCCACGGGCGGAGCGCGCGCTATGCCCCCTACGACTGGCGGGAGCGCCGCTTCGGCCCGGCGCGCATGCTGCCGAGCGCGCCCGTGGTCGTCGTCGAGGGGGTGGGCGCGGGCCGGCGGGTGCTGCGGCCGTTTCTGGCGTGGCTGGCGTGGATGGAGGTGGCGGAAGGGGAGGCCTGGGCGCGGGGGCAGGAACGGGACGGGGCGGAACAGGGCGACTTCTGGGCCGGCTGGGTCCGGGCGGAGCGTCGGCATTTCGCCGAGGATCCTTCTCGGCCGTTCGCCGATCTGCTGATTCGGCCGGGAAACAAGGGGTACGAGGTGCTCACGGGACCTGCGACGACTCCCGGATCGGCACCTCACCTCACTCAGGGTGACGGGCCATCCGCAATGTGCTGA
- a CDS encoding peptidase C39 family protein, which produces MTSLSEPSRRTVLTAAVATTAAAAVGGATHQAVADTTSGRGEALVRPARAPERFTDYRAWTSYPDWCSGSARGTLAKAGTRPGLVIDTPLGTADYTDPHTGRTAAWEYATWTSPVHRLTVPATEAIASWNAHTPEGTWIGIELRGTYSDGTDTPWYVLGRWAAGDRDIRRTSVDDQKDGRSSVWTDTFAIDDPATGLRLASYRLRLTLYRTPGTRLTPTVWRLGAMGSDVPDRFTVPASTPGLARELDVPRYSQEIHKGQYPEYDNGGEAWCSPTSSQMVIEFWGRKPTAADLAWVDPAFADPQVCHAARFTFDYQYEGCGNWPFNAAYAATYKDIQGVVTRLGSLTDLETLIAAGIPAITSQSFLAEELTGAGYGTAGHLMTVVGFTADGDVIANDPNSPTNEAVRRVYRRREWENIWLRTKRYNAAGKVVSGTGGVCYLYFPARPTARQRAALSAVGIR; this is translated from the coding sequence ATGACGAGCCTCTCCGAGCCGTCCCGCAGGACCGTCCTGACCGCAGCCGTCGCCACCACCGCCGCCGCGGCGGTCGGAGGAGCGACGCATCAGGCGGTCGCAGACACCACGAGCGGCCGGGGCGAAGCCCTCGTCCGCCCCGCGCGAGCACCGGAACGCTTCACGGACTACCGCGCCTGGACCTCGTATCCCGACTGGTGCTCGGGCAGCGCCCGGGGCACCCTGGCGAAGGCGGGGACACGGCCGGGGCTGGTGATCGACACCCCGCTCGGGACCGCCGACTACACCGATCCGCACACCGGGCGCACCGCCGCCTGGGAGTACGCGACCTGGACCTCCCCGGTCCACCGGCTCACGGTGCCCGCCACCGAGGCCATCGCGTCCTGGAACGCCCACACCCCCGAGGGCACCTGGATCGGGATCGAGTTGCGGGGTACGTACTCCGACGGCACCGACACGCCCTGGTACGTGCTCGGCCGGTGGGCGGCCGGGGACCGGGACATCAGACGCACGTCCGTCGACGACCAGAAGGACGGCCGGAGCAGCGTCTGGACGGACACCTTCGCGATCGACGACCCGGCGACCGGCCTGCGCCTGGCGTCGTACCGGCTGCGCCTGACCCTGTACCGCACGCCCGGCACCCGGCTCACCCCCACGGTCTGGCGGCTCGGCGCGATGGGCTCCGACGTCCCCGACCGCTTCACCGTCCCCGCCTCGACACCCGGCCTCGCCCGGGAGCTGGACGTCCCGCGCTACTCGCAGGAGATCCACAAGGGCCAGTACCCCGAGTACGACAACGGGGGCGAGGCCTGGTGCAGCCCCACCTCGTCGCAGATGGTCATAGAGTTCTGGGGCCGGAAGCCCACCGCCGCCGACCTGGCCTGGGTCGACCCGGCGTTCGCGGACCCGCAGGTGTGCCACGCGGCGCGGTTCACCTTCGACTACCAGTACGAGGGATGCGGCAACTGGCCCTTCAACGCCGCGTACGCCGCCACCTACAAGGACATCCAGGGCGTGGTGACCCGGCTGGGCTCGCTCACCGACCTGGAGACGCTGATCGCGGCGGGGATCCCGGCGATCACCTCCCAGTCGTTCCTGGCGGAGGAGCTGACGGGCGCGGGATACGGCACCGCCGGGCATCTGATGACGGTGGTCGGCTTCACCGCCGACGGCGACGTCATCGCCAACGACCCGAACTCGCCGACCAACGAGGCGGTGCGCCGGGTCTACCGGCGGCGCGAGTGGGAGAACATCTGGCTGCGGACCAAGCGGTACAACGCCGCCGGCAAGGTCGTCTCCGGCACCGGTGGCGTCTGCTACCTGTACTTCCCGGCGCGTCCCACGGCCCGCCAGCGCGCGGCGCTCTCGGCGGTGGGCATCCGCTGA
- a CDS encoding AAA family ATPase, with translation MDFGSRGPEAPADLAWLRGVDAYTMGAYPQAEEEFRAAVRMDPGMADGWLGLHALRVDTTTALLRMFRHRERFGEQRSRHRRTLNSWYWLGWWVQPVLESPRDLLLAHASHWLDGRHVPELDRALAGLPPVDADHQVRFLHACRAYLVKDWEQLVRHTDPLLDDPLLGIEAGLFGGMARVRLETYGQAEPLLSAALMRCRSEQPQRKELRYWLARAHEGTGRSAAALPLYRAVHRVDPAFMDTSARLAAISEGDGYDDDASDFAAIALAGIGQDVLDGDGLEPFFDAEGRDLKVSEPGPPPSGGLPPEAGDTFVREKSVVPVEPLSLPAGPTDPELLEEALAELERMVGLEPVKRQVKALSAQLNMARLRAGQGLPVQPPKRHFVFSGPSGTGKTTVARILGRVFYALGLLGGDHLVEAQRADLVGEYLGQTAVKANELIDSAIGGVLFVDEAYSLSNTGYGKGDAYGDEALQVLLKRAEDNRDHLVVILAGYPEGMDRLLTANPGLSSRFTTRVDFPSYRPLELTSIGEVLAAENGDVWDEEALDELRSISGHVVEQGWIDELGNGRFLRTLYEKSCAYRDLRLSGYPSIPTRDDLSTLRLPDLMQAYGEVLSGRGPQDPSAM, from the coding sequence ATGGACTTCGGCTCGCGGGGCCCCGAGGCCCCGGCCGACCTCGCCTGGCTGCGAGGCGTGGACGCCTACACGATGGGCGCCTATCCGCAGGCGGAGGAGGAGTTCCGCGCCGCGGTGCGGATGGATCCCGGGATGGCCGACGGCTGGCTCGGGCTGCACGCGCTGCGGGTGGACACGACCACCGCGCTGCTGCGGATGTTCCGGCACCGGGAGCGCTTCGGGGAGCAGCGCTCCCGGCACCGCCGCACCCTCAACTCCTGGTACTGGCTGGGCTGGTGGGTGCAGCCGGTGCTGGAGAGTCCGCGTGATCTGCTCCTCGCGCACGCCTCGCACTGGCTGGACGGGCGCCATGTGCCCGAGCTGGACCGGGCGCTCGCGGGGCTCCCGCCGGTCGACGCGGACCACCAGGTGCGGTTTCTGCACGCCTGCCGCGCCTACCTGGTCAAGGACTGGGAGCAGCTGGTCCGGCACACCGATCCGCTGCTCGACGATCCCCTGCTGGGGATCGAGGCCGGCCTGTTCGGCGGGATGGCCCGGGTCCGTCTGGAGACGTACGGGCAGGCCGAGCCGCTGCTCTCCGCGGCGCTGATGCGTTGCCGCAGCGAGCAGCCGCAGCGCAAGGAGCTGCGGTACTGGCTGGCCCGCGCGCACGAGGGCACGGGGCGCAGCGCGGCCGCGCTTCCCCTGTACCGGGCCGTGCACCGGGTCGACCCCGCCTTCATGGACACGTCCGCGCGGCTGGCCGCGATCTCCGAGGGCGACGGGTACGACGACGACGCGAGCGACTTCGCCGCGATCGCGCTCGCCGGGATCGGGCAGGACGTCCTCGACGGCGACGGCCTGGAGCCCTTCTTCGACGCCGAGGGCCGGGACCTGAAGGTGTCCGAGCCCGGACCGCCGCCGTCGGGCGGGCTGCCGCCCGAGGCCGGCGACACCTTCGTACGGGAGAAGTCCGTCGTGCCGGTGGAGCCGCTGTCCCTGCCGGCGGGGCCGACGGATCCGGAGCTGCTGGAGGAGGCGCTGGCGGAGCTGGAGCGGATGGTCGGGCTGGAGCCGGTGAAACGGCAGGTCAAGGCGTTGTCCGCACAGCTGAACATGGCAAGGCTGCGGGCGGGGCAGGGGTTGCCCGTGCAGCCGCCCAAGCGGCATTTCGTCTTCTCCGGGCCGTCGGGGACCGGGAAGACCACCGTGGCGCGAATACTGGGCCGCGTCTTCTACGCGCTCGGGTTGCTGGGCGGTGACCACCTCGTCGAGGCGCAGCGCGCGGATCTCGTGGGCGAGTACCTCGGGCAGACCGCCGTGAAGGCCAACGAGCTGATCGACTCGGCGATCGGCGGGGTGCTGTTCGTGGACGAGGCGTACTCCCTGTCCAACACCGGGTACGGGAAGGGGGACGCGTACGGGGACGAGGCGCTTCAGGTGCTGCTGAAGCGGGCCGAGGACAACCGGGATCATCTGGTCGTGATCCTGGCCGGCTATCCGGAGGGGATGGACCGGCTGCTGACCGCGAACCCCGGGCTGTCGTCCCGGTTCACGACGCGTGTCGACTTCCCCTCCTACCGGCCGCTGGAGCTGACCTCCATCGGGGAGGTGCTCGCGGCGGAGAACGGGGACGTGTGGGACGAGGAGGCGCTCGACGAGTTGCGGTCCATCTCCGGGCATGTCGTGGAGCAGGGGTGGATCGACGAGCTCGGGAACGGGCGGTTTCTGCGGACGCTGTACGAGAAGAGCTGTGCGTATCGGGATCTGCGGCTGTCGGGGTACCCGTCGATTCCGACGCGGGACGATCTGTCGACGCTTCGGTTGCCGGACTTGATGCAGGCGTACGGGGAGGTCCTGTCGGGGCGGGGTCCGCAGGATCCGTCGGCGATGTGA
- a CDS encoding hemolysin family protein, translating to MSMLQLLFALLLVLANGFFVGAEFALVSVRRSQIEPLGTTRARQVLYGLENLPQMMAAAQFGITVCSLTLGAVAEPTVAKLLEPVFEAIHLPHGMIHPLGYVIALAVVVFLHLVIGEMLPKNLAMAAPEKTALWLSPALVAFARLCQPITIGLGACARLVLKLFHVEPKDEVEAVFTSVQLVRLVEDSGQAGLLDPEEQERLEDALELGSRPVTDVLLKRDTLVTVVPSVTPAQVVALTARTGYSRFPVVAENGAFMGRYLHVKDVLDLEDSDRAVPQQIWRPMTTLRAELPLDDALTVMRRAATHLAQVADASGKVLGLAALEDVLELLVGEVRDPAHREVQPVRVTEPRGSETAEEALAS from the coding sequence ATGAGCATGCTCCAACTCCTGTTCGCCCTGCTCCTCGTGCTCGCCAACGGCTTCTTCGTCGGCGCCGAGTTCGCCCTGGTCTCCGTCCGCCGCAGCCAGATCGAACCACTGGGGACCACCCGGGCCCGCCAGGTCCTCTACGGCCTGGAGAACCTGCCCCAGATGATGGCGGCCGCCCAGTTCGGCATCACCGTCTGCTCACTGACGCTGGGCGCGGTGGCCGAGCCGACGGTGGCCAAGCTGCTGGAGCCGGTCTTCGAGGCGATCCACCTGCCGCACGGCATGATTCACCCCCTGGGCTACGTCATCGCGTTGGCCGTGGTCGTCTTCCTCCACCTCGTCATCGGGGAGATGCTGCCGAAGAACCTGGCGATGGCGGCGCCGGAGAAGACCGCGCTGTGGCTGAGCCCGGCGCTGGTGGCCTTCGCGAGGCTGTGCCAGCCGATCACGATCGGTCTCGGTGCCTGCGCCCGCCTGGTCCTGAAGCTCTTCCACGTCGAGCCCAAGGACGAGGTCGAAGCCGTCTTCACCAGCGTCCAGCTGGTCCGGCTGGTCGAGGACTCGGGACAGGCCGGGCTGCTCGACCCCGAGGAGCAGGAGCGCCTGGAGGACGCGCTGGAGCTGGGCTCCCGCCCGGTGACGGACGTCCTGCTCAAGCGGGACACCCTGGTGACGGTGGTTCCCTCGGTGACTCCCGCGCAGGTCGTGGCGCTGACCGCCCGCACCGGTTACTCCCGCTTCCCGGTGGTCGCGGAGAACGGCGCGTTCATGGGCCGCTATCTCCACGTCAAGGACGTCCTCGACCTGGAGGACTCCGACCGTGCCGTCCCCCAGCAGATCTGGCGCCCCATGACCACCCTGCGCGCGGAGCTGCCGCTGGACGACGCGCTGACGGTCATGCGGCGGGCCGCCACCCATCTGGCCCAGGTGGCGGACGCCTCCGGCAAGGTGCTCGGCCTCGCCGCCCTGGAGGACGTCCTGGAGCTCCTGGTCGGCGAGGTCCGCGACCCGGCCCACCGAGAGGTCCAGCCGGTCCGCGTGACGGAGCCGAGGGGCAGCGAAACCGCGGAGGAAGCCCTCGCGAGCTGA
- a CDS encoding hemolysin family protein — translation MTIPLLLLGAAFLLILANGFFVAAEFGLVTVERPEAEKAAAEGDRRALKVVGALKELSFQLSGTQLGITITSLVVGMLAEPALAEILHGPFTAIGIPEGAVSGVSVVVGMLLASAVQMVIGELVPKNWAVSKPMQVARFVAGPQHVFSRLFRPVIAALNAVANRLVRAFGVEPTDELASARTPGELVSLARHSAQAGALEQDTADLFVRTLSLGELTAENVMTPRVKVSALQSSATAEDVVNLTRATGLSRFPVYRERIDEIVGMVHLKDALAIPAHDRLHTPVGRIARTPLLVPESLPVQPLLARLRSEQPIAVVVDEYGGTAGVVTLEDIVEELVGEVRDEHDGHERPELAAAPPEDGRLAWDADGSCRVDVLQRIGLDVPEGPYETVAGLVADLLGRIPAPGDRAELPGWRLAVRQVGHYRAERVRLVRTASVTDTVPGTEGARGSVPTPVKRANRGRGPHPVTDPASAVEATR, via the coding sequence ATGACCATCCCCCTGCTGCTCCTCGGAGCCGCGTTCCTGCTCATCCTCGCCAACGGCTTCTTCGTGGCCGCCGAGTTCGGCCTCGTCACGGTCGAGCGACCGGAGGCCGAGAAGGCCGCCGCCGAGGGCGACCGCCGGGCCCTCAAGGTGGTGGGCGCGCTCAAGGAGCTGTCGTTCCAGCTCTCCGGCACGCAGCTCGGCATCACCATCACCTCCCTCGTCGTCGGCATGCTCGCCGAACCGGCGCTCGCGGAGATACTCCACGGCCCCTTCACCGCCATCGGCATACCCGAAGGCGCCGTGTCCGGGGTGTCCGTGGTCGTCGGCATGCTGCTGGCCTCCGCCGTGCAGATGGTGATCGGCGAACTGGTCCCCAAGAACTGGGCGGTGTCGAAGCCCATGCAGGTCGCCCGCTTCGTCGCGGGCCCCCAGCACGTCTTCTCCCGTCTCTTCCGCCCGGTCATCGCCGCCCTCAACGCGGTCGCCAACCGCCTGGTCCGCGCCTTCGGCGTAGAGCCCACGGACGAGCTGGCCTCCGCCCGCACCCCCGGCGAACTGGTCTCCCTCGCCCGGCACTCGGCCCAGGCCGGCGCCCTGGAACAGGACACGGCCGACCTCTTCGTCCGCACGCTCTCCCTGGGCGAGCTGACCGCGGAGAACGTGATGACGCCGCGCGTCAAGGTCAGCGCCCTGCAGTCGTCGGCCACCGCCGAGGACGTGGTCAACCTGACCCGCGCCACCGGTCTCTCGCGCTTCCCCGTCTACCGGGAACGGATCGACGAGATCGTCGGCATGGTCCACCTCAAGGACGCCCTCGCTATCCCGGCCCACGACCGGCTGCACACCCCGGTCGGCCGGATCGCCAGGACCCCGCTCCTCGTCCCCGAGTCGCTGCCCGTGCAGCCGCTGCTGGCCCGACTGCGCAGCGAGCAGCCCATCGCCGTCGTCGTCGACGAGTACGGCGGTACGGCCGGTGTCGTGACCCTGGAGGACATCGTCGAGGAACTGGTCGGCGAGGTGCGCGACGAGCACGACGGGCACGAGAGGCCCGAACTCGCCGCGGCCCCGCCCGAGGACGGCCGCCTCGCCTGGGACGCCGACGGCAGCTGCCGGGTCGATGTGCTCCAGCGCATCGGCCTCGACGTCCCGGAGGGCCCCTACGAGACGGTCGCCGGCCTCGTCGCCGACCTGCTCGGTCGTATCCCCGCCCCCGGCGACCGCGCCGAGCTGCCCGGCTGGCGGCTGGCGGTGCGCCAGGTGGGGCACTACCGAGCGGAGCGCGTACGCCTCGTCCGCACCGCTTCCGTCACGGACACCGTCCCCGGCACGGAAGGGGCCCGCGGCTCGGTACCCACCCCCGTCAAGCGAGCGAACCGCGGCAGGGGACCCCACCCCGTCACGGACCCCGCCTCGGCCGTGGAGGCAACCCGATGA